The window GAGCCACATGTATAACTGTAGAACAGCGATGAGGATTTTAAAGCGATTGTGTGCAGTGATCCAGAAGAAAGGTTCATTCACAGTGCAATATCACAGAAAGTATAATGAAAGAGTCACGTGATGCTATAAGCTCTCTGCCATgctaatcatttatttatttggtcaACTTAAAGATGCTGCAAGTTTCCAGTGCTCCACCTTCAAAGATCTTATAAAAGCCAAAAAGGGACGTAAACTTATCTGGTCACCAGGGAGTTCTTTAAAAATCATGCCACCGTCTAAGCTATACAAAAATCCAGCAGCTGATGGCCAGATATACTGAGAACGTTTTACCGATCTGACATGCCCGTTCAGGAACATGAGGGAGAACATGCTgtaatgaatataaaatgtgtaTCTTATGTCTACTGACCGTGAAAATCTAACCAGTCATGTCACTCTTCAGTCTCACTGACATTTGTGTCCACGTCCATCTTCTTATTTTCAATATTTGCAACGTCCCAACTCTTTGGAATGTGTTGCATTAAGTTGTTGAGACAAAACATGACATAAATTATTAATTATAATATGTTATTAATTAGATGTCAGATTCACAGTAGTATTTTCAATTTACAATTTTCATAAACTTATTGCCATCTGCTTAACCACTTTAATCATTTGCCAAATTGCTAAGTATTCAATGGTTTCAGTTGTTCTCTTGGTAAAATCAGAGTTAAAACAAGTTTATCTGTCAGTCATCACCATACAATATACCACACCCTCTGTAAGACCCTTGATTGttttataagaaaaaaacacccTCAAGGAGAAAAAAGTGTTGGTGTAGTACTAAATGAACAATAATTACTTGAGAAAATAATTGTGAGAGTAATCAAGAGTGAAAATAAGCAGAAGAAATTAgtagaaaaacacaacaatcaCAGGCAGTGATGAACGATGGAACAGCATTTAAATAACAACCCAGGACTGTATCGCTTTCAGAGTATGATGTTTATTTTCTTATACTATCAAAAGTAATAAATAAACCAtcaaaaatgaaaaggaaaaagtccAATATAGTATCAAGAATGACAGATTCCCACtccaaaggttaaaaaaaagcaggCGGTGGTTGCCAGTGAGAGTGAAAACTTGTCTTTTAAAAACCTGAGTTTCTCTTTTTTGGACAGCATCATGTCATTCTTAAGTATTTCTATTTCATCTCTCAGGCACGCAAAAGCGTTCAACTTAAGCACCAAAACCCACACGGTATGCAGTCTATGTTTTGTGACATATTTTAGCTCTCTGATGTCAACATAATGTCAAATTTATAAGGACATTTCAAAGCAGACTGAGTGTTAGAGTCCAAAGGGTTTGACTTCACATTAAGAAACTTCAGCGTCGGCATGGCAGACAATTTCTCCAAAGGTATTTCTGATGAGCAAAAGGGAAAAAGCTTAAATCAAGACATTCACAATTCACATTGCCAAAGTGATAgctaattattttattcaaacAGAATGAATTAACATATTGTTACCAGTTACGCCATTTCCCTCGAGGTCAATCTTCTCCAGTGTGGCTATTTCAGTAAGTTTATCAGGGAAGACGGAGAAGCTGTTATTAGCCAGATTGATGCTTGTTAAATGCTCCATTTCCCCCACGATGTCGGGCAGTTTGGTGAGGACATTGCCTTGCAGGTCAAGTTCTGAAAGGTATTTCAAGACATGAGTAAATCGATGGGTCACCTGTCTGTTCCTCTGTCACAGCATGAAGACTTTTGTGACGTGAACAGCA of the Odontesthes bonariensis isolate fOdoBon6 chromosome 23, fOdoBon6.hap1, whole genome shotgun sequence genome contains:
- the lrrc20 gene encoding leucine-rich repeat-containing protein 20, whose protein sequence is MAEAVAKVARRINATVEEGKDTLDLSNCQLISFPDGVFKVLRTVSENIRVITLADNEMKAISSKFFSTFTQLRELDLQGNVLTKLPDIVGEMEHLTSINLANNSFSVFPDKLTEIATLEKIDLEGNGVTEIPLEKLSAMPTLKFLNVKSNPLDSNTQSALKCPYKFDIMLTSES